In Caloramator mitchellensis, one DNA window encodes the following:
- the rpsJ gene encoding 30S ribosomal protein S10 codes for MAKQKIRIKLKAFDHNLLDSSAQKIVETAKKTGASVSGPVPLPTEKDVVTILRAVHKYKDSREQFEIRTHKRLIDILNPTQKTVDALMRLDLPAGVDIEIKL; via the coding sequence ATGGCAAAACAAAAAATCAGAATTAAGCTCAAGGCTTTCGATCATAATCTACTAGATTCATCAGCTCAAAAAATAGTAGAAACAGCAAAGAAAACAGGAGCTTCAGTTTCAGGACCAGTGCCACTACCAACAGAAAAGGATGTTGTAACAATCCTAAGAGCAGTTCATAAGTATAAGGATTCAAGAGAACAGTTTGAAATTAGAACTCACAAGAGACTAATCGACATATTGAATCCAACACAAAAGACTGTAGACGCTCTTATGAGACTTGATTTACCAGCTGGTGTGGATATTGAAATTAAGCTCTAA
- a CDS encoding glycoside hydrolase family 26 protein has product MKKVVAVLLVIFLIINFFSPTVFSTSKKTTYYDLWLSSKYEQTLYKTNSRVVYSRGKYKLTNYNHGYSFQFPKDFNFDIAKDKYYVRLFNKSCRIDLYHENLTNKNINTYIDDLTKSIRKNIIFSRYAKINNYNVRIIGYERKNKLFEGDLNYYHYYIINYKNKVLLIQLKTDLKNLSINKKTVDQIIKTINFNERKKVNNYNFDYRTVSGEINYLTNGYKLSIPKEKFVFGTFHEHSRDIDKLEKTLETRIGAQMFYKNINQPYDSYTEELVSKGKIPIVTFLMNTVPDSSESYVEKVIKGEFDNTLLTWVENVKKLNAPVLFRIGNEMNGEWTFWSLKYTYNDPDLYKLAFAHIVNLFKTNGCNNAYFVWNPNNKSIPNYIWNDAVLFYPGNKFVDIIGMTAYNFGNTKYSKFSYFDELYSDMYKTYLLNYPNKPMMIGEFASVSSGGDRPLFIKDMFEKIKTKYKNIKIVIWFNKNDGEYDFDLMNSDLSIKALKEGLKQDWIIKEPIQKN; this is encoded by the coding sequence ATGAAAAAAGTTGTTGCAGTTCTTTTAGTAATATTTTTAATAATTAATTTTTTTAGCCCTACAGTTTTTTCAACATCAAAAAAAACAACCTACTATGATTTATGGTTGAGCAGCAAATATGAACAAACGCTTTACAAAACAAATTCCAGGGTAGTTTATAGTAGGGGTAAGTATAAACTTACCAACTATAACCATGGATATTCTTTTCAATTTCCTAAAGATTTCAATTTTGATATTGCAAAAGATAAGTATTATGTAAGGCTGTTTAATAAAAGCTGTAGAATCGACCTATATCATGAGAATCTGACGAATAAGAACATAAATACATATATCGATGATTTGACAAAATCAATAAGAAAAAATATAATCTTTTCAAGGTATGCTAAGATAAACAACTATAATGTTAGGATTATAGGATATGAAAGAAAAAACAAGTTATTTGAAGGAGATTTGAATTATTATCACTACTACATTATAAATTATAAAAACAAAGTCTTACTTATTCAACTTAAGACAGACCTAAAAAATCTATCTATAAATAAAAAGACAGTAGACCAAATTATTAAAACAATTAATTTTAATGAAAGGAAAAAAGTTAACAATTATAACTTCGATTATAGGACAGTTTCGGGTGAAATTAACTATCTAACAAATGGATATAAATTATCGATTCCTAAAGAAAAATTTGTGTTTGGAACATTTCATGAGCATTCAAGAGATATTGATAAATTAGAAAAAACTTTAGAAACCAGGATAGGGGCTCAAATGTTTTATAAGAACATAAATCAACCTTATGATTCATACACCGAAGAATTAGTGTCAAAGGGTAAAATTCCAATAGTTACTTTTCTTATGAATACTGTTCCTGACTCAAGCGAGAGTTATGTTGAAAAAGTAATTAAAGGAGAATTCGACAATACACTTCTTACTTGGGTTGAAAATGTAAAAAAATTAAATGCACCTGTTCTATTTAGAATTGGAAATGAGATGAATGGCGAATGGACATTTTGGAGTCTCAAATATACTTATAACGACCCAGATTTGTATAAGTTAGCCTTTGCTCACATAGTAAATTTATTTAAGACAAACGGCTGCAACAACGCCTACTTTGTTTGGAATCCAAATAATAAGTCAATTCCAAATTATATCTGGAATGATGCTGTTTTATTCTATCCCGGAAACAAATTTGTAGATATAATAGGCATGACTGCGTATAACTTTGGTAATACCAAATATTCAAAGTTTAGTTATTTTGATGAATTATATTCCGATATGTATAAAACTTACCTTTTAAATTATCCTAATAAACCTATGATGATTGGAGAATTTGCTTCTGTCAGCTCGGGTGGGGACAGACCCCTGTTTATAAAGGATATGTTTGAAAAGATAAAAACTAAATACAAAAACATTAAAATTGTAATTTGGTTTAACAAGAATGATGGGGAATATGATTTTGATTTAATGAATTCAGACTTAAGCATAAAAGCGTTAAAAGAGGGATTAAAACAAGATTGGATAATTAAAGAACCAATACAAAAAAATTAA